A stretch of Lathyrus oleraceus cultivar Zhongwan6 chromosome 6, CAAS_Psat_ZW6_1.0, whole genome shotgun sequence DNA encodes these proteins:
- the LOC127096239 gene encoding uncharacterized protein LOC127096239, producing the protein MLLKPGKIRSPSPAGTSKSSKNFMSPTISASFKVAESPRRKILAERNETAHSSDHKIHVRKVTFADPLEQKRLDASIDGNENPFPSFESDDMSSENLSDSDAASWIPSDDLLFENMPVPVNSPLIPQNEIHTFENVSVDPLIPQNEIYIESSFENVSREPDFVNLDPTFKLSPSAATPPVSYTHTVVDPLDADPSITPYDPKTNYLSPRPQFLHYRPKPQIELEDRFIMSASFSDSEITEDTQSEESLKEYEDVSSGETLKQEEDQFSEPSPVRTLLPEESVEAKDLPKSRFSLWSKVVAQSSVQETTQNQSCDQKTENAFGIFNVFTAVTQKQLASVRIQKNSQIGIETKLKEKV; encoded by the coding sequence ATGTTGTTGAAACCTGGAAAGATTCGATCGCCGTCACCAGCTGGTACATCGAAATCGTCCAAGAATTTCATGTCTCCGACGATCTCTGCTTCGTTCAAGGTCGCAGAGTCTCCTAGAAGGAAAATCCTCGCTGAGAGGAACGAGACTGCTCATTCATCTGACCACAAAATTCATGTTCGCAAGGTAACTTTTGCCGATCCTTTAGAACAGAAAAGGCTTGATGCTTCAATTGATGGAAATGAAAACCCTTTCCCTAGTTTTGAGTCTGATGATATGAGTAGTGAGAATTTGTCTGATTCTGATGCTGCTTCTTGGATTCCGAGTGATGATTTGTTGTTTGAAAATATGCCTGTGCCTGTGAACAGTCCTTTGATTCCACAAAATGAGATTCACACTTTTGAAAATGTTTCCGTAGATCCTTTGATTCCACAGAATGAGATTTACATTGAATCCTCATTTGAAAATGTTTCCAGAGAGCCTGATTTTGTAAACCTTGACCCTACTTTTAAGCTTAGCCCATCGGCAGCCACTCCTCCGGTTTCATACACACATACTGTAGTAGATCCTCTTGATGCAGATCCATCAATCACTCCTTATGATCCTAAAACGAACTACCTCTCCCCCAGGCCACAATTCCTTCATTACAGACCAAAACCACAAATAGAATTAGAAGACAGATTCATCATGTCTGCAAGCTTTTCAGATTCAGAAATTACCGAGGATACGCAGTCTGAGGAATCACTGAAGGAATATGAGGATGTTTCTTCTGGTGAAACTTTGAAGCAAGAAGAGGATCAATTTTCAGAACCAAGTCCTGTTAGGACTCTGTTGCCAGAGGAATCTGTTGAAGCAAAGGACTTGCCAAAGTCGCGTTTCTCCTTGTGGTCAAAAGTTGTTGCTCAAAGTAGTGTTCAAGAAACCACCCAAAACCAGAGCTGTGATCAAAAAACCGAAAATGCTTTTGGAATCTTCAATGTTTTTACTGCAGTAACACAAAAGCAATTGGCAAGTGTTAGAATCCAAAAAAATTCCCAAATCGGGATAGAGACAAAACTCAAAGAGAAAGTTTGA